Proteins co-encoded in one Dendropsophus ebraccatus isolate aDenEbr1 chromosome 9, aDenEbr1.pat, whole genome shotgun sequence genomic window:
- the LOC138802015 gene encoding uncharacterized protein — translation MEVRRVIQIYVLCSLCFGVKKVSGTSPGRGSVGLTVGLVLAVIVIIVISCTILWYCHRRRRRRRPEPVYLEEIVVHRPDIPKALTEKEDELQGIETNCPIEKETPKNIPLEAVVSIMEPEKRDFHHGLRRTEEAATISTKIKVKAKKFTNIRSWFKTKKSRDKERKKRDEKCKRVNSWLEKRRRKKRRSMERKMHLTSKSKKTPWLWCSTCY, via the exons ATGGAGGTGAGGAGAGTGATCCAGATATATGTGCTGTGCAGTTTGTGCTTTGGAGTAAAGAAAGTCTCAGGGACATCACCAG GCAGAGGCAGTGTTGGCCTTACAGTCGGCCTGGTCTTGGCAGTGATTGTGATTATCGTCATATCCTG CACTATATTGTGGTATTGCCACAGACGACGGAGGCGTCGAAGACCGGAACCGGTTTATTTAGAAGAAATTGTCGTCCACAGGCCAG ATATTCCAAAGGCCTTAACTGAAAAGGAGGACGAACTTCAGGGAATAGAGACAAACTGCCCCATAGAGAAGGAAACTCCGAAAAACATCCCATTGGAGGCAGTGGTCTCCATCATGGAGCCCGAAAAGAGAGATTTCCACCATGGGCTGAGAAGGACGGAGGAGGCAGCGACCATATCTACCAAAATAAAAGTGAAGGCTAAAAAATTCACCAACATCCGATCATGGTTCAAAACCAAAAAAAGCCgagacaaagaaagaaaaaaaagagacgaGAAATGCAAAAGGGTCAACTCGTGGTTAGagaaaaggagaaggaaaaagcgaaggagcatggagaggaaaaTGCATTTAACATCTAAATCGAAGAAGACTCCATGGCTCTGGTGTTCAACCTGCTACTGA
- the LOC138802016 gene encoding uncharacterized protein — protein MEVRRVIQIFVLCSLYFEGKVSGTSPDSVIESAIPQDGGGHTSRGSVGLTVGLVLAVIVIIVVSCAILWYCRRRRRRRRPEPVYLEEIIVHRPDIPKALAKEDELQGIEKNCPIEKETLKNIPLEAVVSIMEPKKRDFHHGLRRTEEAATISTKIKVKAKKFTNIRSWFKTKKSRDKERKKKRREMQKGQLVVREKEKEKAKEHGEENAFNI, from the exons ATGGAGGTGAGGAGAGTGATCCAGATATTTGTGCTGTGCAGTTTGTACTTTGAAGGAAAAGTCTCAGGGACATCACCAG ATTCGGTGATAGAGAGTGCCATCCCACAGGACGGAGGCGGCCATACCA GCAGAGGCAGTGTTGGCCTTACAGTCGGCCTGGTCTTGGCAGTGATTGTGATTATCGTCGTATCCTG CGCTATACTTTGGTATTGCCGCAGACGTCGGAGGCGTCGAAGACCGGAACCGGTTTATTTAGAAGAAATTATCGTCCACAGGCCAG ATATTCCAAAAGCCTTGGCTAAGGAGGACGAACTTCAGGGAATAGAGAAAAACTGCCCCATAGAGAAGGAAACTCTGAAAAACATCCCATTGGAGGCAGTGGTCTCCATCATGGAGCCCAAAAAGAGAGATTTCCACCATGGGCTGAGAAGGACGGAGGAGGCAGCGACCATATCTACCAAAATAAAAGTGAAGGCTAAAAAATTCACCAACATCCGATCATGGTTCAAAACCAAAAAAAGCCgagacaaagaaagaaaaaaaaagagacgagAAATGCAAAAGGGTCAACTCGTGGTTAGagaaaaggagaaggaaaaagcgaaggagcatggagaggaaaaTGCATTTAACATCTAA